From Mycobacterium colombiense CECT 3035:
CCAGCGGCAGCTTCCGTCGATGGGAGCGAGCCATGTTCATCTTCATCGCGGTCACGCTGCTGCAGATCCCGATGCTGCTGATGTCGCATCCACAGTGGGGGCACGCGGCGAAGTCGTTTGTGGTGCCCAGTATTTCGGGCGGCGTCAGTTCGGACGCGGTGCTGTTGATCATCGCCATCGTCGGCACCACCGTAGCGCCGTGGCAGCTGTTCTTCCAGCAGTCCAACGTCGTCGACAAGCGCATCACCCCCCGGTTCATGGGCTACGAACGCGCGGACACCGTGCTGGGCGCCTTCGTGGTGGTGGTCGGCGCGGCCGCGCTGATGATGACCGGTGAGTGGGCGGCGCGCTCCACCAACACCATTGGCGGCTTCACCGATGCCGGCGCCACGGCGCATCTGCTGGGCGCGCACCGCCCGATACTCGGCTCGATCTTTGCCATCGTGCTGATGGACGCCTCGATCATCGGGGCCGCCGCGGTGACCCTGGCCACCAGTTACGCCTTCGGAGACGTGTTCGGCCTCAAGCATTCGCTGCACCGTGGCTTCTCCGACGCCAAGCAGTTCTACCTGTCCTACACCGCCATGGTGGTGCTGGCCGCGGCCATCGTGCTGATTCCGGGCGCCCCGCTGGGATTGATCACCACCGCGGTGCAGGCGCTGGCCGGTCTCTTGCTGCCCAGCGCCAGCGTGTTCCTGCTGCTGCTGTGCAACGACCGAGAGGTGTTGGGGCCGTGGGTGAATCGGTCCTGGCTCAATTGGGTGGCCGGGCTGATCGTGGGCGTGCTACTGCTACTGTCCGGAATCTTGATGGCTACCACGCTGTTTCCCGACCTCAACGTCGTCGCGGTCGCGGGCTATCTGACGCTGGGGCTGGTGATCCTCGCGGCGGGCGCGGCGCCGGTGCTGCGCTGGGTGGCGCGCCGGCAGCCGTCGCGGCCCCAGCCACAACTTCCGGCCCGCGGCGTCGATCGCAACACCTGGCGCATGCCCCCGCTGGCGCTGCTCGAGCCGGTCACCTGGTCACCCGGAACCCGGCTCGCGATGATCGCGCTGCGCGGCTACCTGGTGGTCGGGGCGTTGCTGTTGGTGGTCAAGGCCATTCAGCTCAGCCGCTGACCGCTTGTATCCGGCGGGCCACCTCGCCGTATCGCTCGAAGCGGTCCTGATCGGCGACGGAGTTGTACATCACCAACCGCGTTGCCGTTCCGGCGTATTTCGCGATCAGCGCGTCGGCGAGCCCGTCCCAGGTCGACTCGGTGGCGAAGACCGCGATGTGATCGTCGCTGACCTGGGCCGCCATTCCCGCGTAGTCTCCGGCCTTCTGCTTCTCCCGGATCCGGGCGGTGGTTCCCTCGAAACCCGCCTCGTCCCAGATGAATGCGTAGTTGGGCGTGCTGCCGTAGAAGGCCATGCTGGCGCGCACGACCTCGCGCTGCTTTGCGCGCGCTTCGTCCGTGTCGCCGACGATCGTCATGACGGGCACGATGATCGCGAGATCCGACGATGAACGGCCCGCTTTGGCCGCGCCTTCGGCGACCGTCGGCAGCACGTGCCGGGCCAGGTAGCCCGGTTCGCCGATCGGGTGGACGTGGACACCGTCGGCAACTTCGCCGGCCATCCGCAGCATCCACGGATTGACCGCTGCGATATCGACTTTGGGGTCCGGGGCGTCGATCGGCCCGGGCTCCACTGCGGGGTGATGAAGTCGAGGTCGTAGAAGTCACCGTGGTGGTCCAGCGTCCCGGAGCGGAACGCCGCGAAGCATGCCTTCACGGCGAGCAAGTAGTCGCGCAGCCGGGGCCCGGGCCGCTCGAAGGCCGTGCCGTAGCGCCGCACCACGTGGGTGCGTACCTGGGTGCCCAGGCCCAGCCGGAACTTCCCCTTGGTGGCCTCCTGCAGTTCCCACGCGGCGGCGGCCGTCACGAACGGACTGCGCGGAAACGCCACCGCGACGCCCGTCGACAACTCCAGATCCGGTGCGGCCTGCGACGCCACGGCGGCGTTCAGGTACGCGGTGCGGCCGGTCTCGGTGAACAACAGACCGGAGAACCCGGCGGATTGGGTCTTCCGGGCGAGGTCACCGATTTGGCCGAGCGGCTGGGGAATCGTCATCGCGTCGACATGCATGGTGGGAGCGTACGTCGAACGTCAGATCGCGATGCGGACCGCAGTAGCCTCTTGCTCAACAGTCGAGTCAGGGTGTTAGCTCTGTAGTCGTCAGCAACCATCGTTGTTTTGCTAACAGGAGGACCCCGAACGTGTTTCGTGGATTATTCATCGTTGGAGCAATCGCCGTGGGAATTGCGGGGGCGCCCGCCGCCCAGGCCGCTCCCCCGACGACCACAACGTCGCCGTCGCCGACGACCGGTGGCAGCGCGTACTACCCCACCTGCAGGGCTGCCTGCGCCGCGGGTGTCGCGCCGATCTATCGCGGCCAGCCGGGCTACCGGCCCGGACTCGACCGCGATAACGACGGCGTGGCCTGCGAAGTATGCCACTGAAGTGGGTTGGCGCGTAAGGCGATTCGACGCCGCACCGCGCCTGTGGGCCCTCGCCGCGATCGCCTGCGCGGGGCTGGCGGCGTGCGGGTCGCAGCACGCCGCGCCGTCCAACACGTCCGGCCCAACCTCGACGAAGTCGCCGGCGGCGGTGAGCACGAGCGTTGCGCCCAGCACACCTGCCGCCGCGCCCGCCGCCCCCGGTTCGGCCAGTGCCCAGCCATGCGTCGGGCTATCGATCTGCGCGCCACCACCGCCGGACGCCGAGGGCAATCCGCCGTGCTATTACGCCGACGGCTGGCGCGTCAGCGCCGTTTCGGCCGGTGGCTCACCGGCGCGGTGAAGCCCTCGGTGTCATCGAAGAATGCCCACTGCCCGTCGTCGTTGACCTCCATGCGCCAGCCCAGCTCGGTATTGCCGCCGACGGAGTTGACGAACCAGGCGTGCGCGGCCTCCGCGTTGGCAAAATTCTTCGTCGCGACGACCCGGCCCCGCGGGTCGATAACGCGAAACGTAGGCATGGGATCTAAGTATCCCTGCCAGCAAGTTTTCAATCCCGGAAATGGCGTATTTGCCGGTAAATGCCCAGTTACACCGTGCGGGCCAACCGGCCGGCGAGTATCTCGGCAAACCTCGCCGGATCGTCGAGCGCGCCGCCTTCGGCAAGAAGTGCTGTGCCATAGAGCAATTCCGCGGTCTCCGCGACAGAGGGGTCGTCGCTGCGGTCCTGGTGGGCTTGGCGCAGGCCGGTGACGAGCGGGTGGGTGGGGTTGAGTTCGAGGATCCGCTTGCCCACCGGGATGTCCTGCCCGGAAGCGCGGTACATGCGCGCCAGCGCCGGCGTGATCCCGAAGGCGTCGGTGATCAGGCAGGCGGGCGAGTCCGTCAGGCGGTTCGACAACCGGACCTCCTTGACGTGGTCACTCAGGGTTTCCTTCAGCCAGGCGAGCAGATCGGCGAATTCCTTCTGCTGCTCCTCGCGCTCGGCCTCGCTCTCGTCACCGTCGGCGCTGAGGTCCACCTCGCCCTTGGCGATGGACTGCAGCGGCTTGCCGTCGAACTCCGTCACGGTCCCCACCCAAACCTCGTCGACCGGGTCGGTGAGCAGGAGCACCTCATAGCCCTTGGCCTTGAACGCCTCGAGGTGCGGCGACTTCAGGATCTGCTGACGTGACTCCCCCGTGGCGTAGAAGATCTGCGTCTGGCCCTCCTTCATGCGCTCGACGTATTGGGCGAGGGTGGTGGCCTCCTCCTCGCTGTGCGTCGAGGCGAACGACGAGATCTGCAGCAGCGTCTCCTGGTTGTCGAAGTCCGACAGCAGGCCCTCCTTGACGACCCGCCCGAATTGGGTCCAGAAGGTGCGGTAGTCCTCCGGGCGCTCGGACTGCAGATCCTTGATCGTGGCGAGCACCTTCTTGGTCAACCGCCGCCGGATGGCCTTGATTTGCCGGTCCTGTTGCAGGATCTCCCGCGACACGTTGAGCGACATGTCCTGCGCGTCAACGACGCCCTTGACGAAACGCAGGTATTCGGGCATGAGCTCGTCGCAGTCGCCCATGATGAACACGCGCTTGACGTACAGCTGGATCCCGGTCTGGCCGTCGCGGTTGAACAGGTCGAACGGGGCGTGCGACGGGATGAACAGCAGCGCCTGGTACTCGAAGGTGCCCTCGGCGCGCATCGCGATGACCTCGAGCGGGTCGTCCCAGGCGTGCCCGATGTGCTTGTAGAACTCCTTGTACTCCTCCTCGGAGACCTCTTCTTTGGGCCTGGCCCACAGCGCCTTCATCGAGTTGAGCGTCTCGGTCTCGATGGTGACGGTCTCCTCGCCGCCCTCTTCGTCGGAGGCGGGCGGTTGACGTCGCTCGACCTCCATCCGGATCGGCCACGAGATGAAGTCGGAGTACTTCTTCACCAGGCTTCTGATCTTGAACTCCGAGGTGTAGTCGTGCAGCTCGTCCTCGGCGTCTTCGGGCTTGAGGTGCAGGATGACCGACGTTCCCTGCGGGGCGTCGTCCACCGATTGGATGGTGTAGGTGCCCTCGCCGCTCGATTCCCATTTGGTGGCCTCGCTCTCGCCGGCCTTGCGGGTGAGCAGTTCGACCTTGTCGGCGACCATGAAGCTGGAATAGAAACCGATGCCGAACTGACCGATGAGTTCCTCGGAGGCGGCCTCGTTCTTGGCGTTCTTCGCCTCGCGCAGTTGCTTGCGCAGTTCGGCGGTGCCGGACTTGGCCAGCGTGCCGATCAGGTCCACCACCTCGGCGCGGGTCATCCCGATGCCGTTGTCCCGGATGGTCAGGATGCGCGCATCCTTATCCACGTCGATCTCGATGTGCAGGTCGGACGTGTCGACGTCGAGGTCCTTGTTCCGGAACGCCTCCAGCCGCAGCTTGTCCAGGGCGTCGGAAGCATTGGAGATCAACTCCCGCAAAAACGAATCCTTGTTGGAGTAGACGGAGTGGACCATCAGATCCAGCAGTTGCCGGGCCTCTGCCTGAAACTCCAACTGCTCGACGTGCGCGCTCATGACATTCCCTTCGACAGCATGACGTTTCAAATTTACCGAGCCGCCGACCACCGGTGTCCGGTGGACCCGTCCTCTTCGGGCGCGACCAGCTCTAGGCTGAACGCATGTCTGTTGCGCAACGCGAACGTGCCGCCCTCGTGGAAACCATGCGCGGCGTCGGGCCGGACGCACCCACCCTGTGCGAGGGATGGACGACGCGGGACCTGACCGCCCACCTGGTGATCCGCGAGTACCGTCCCGACGCGGCGCCCGGCATCCTGATCCCGTTCTTCGCCTCCCACACGCAGAGGGTGCAGAACCAGGTGGCCGAGCAGAACGACTGGGACGAGCTGGTCGGAAAGCTCGCCGCGGGCCCGCCGGTCTACTCGCCACTCAAATTGCTCGACCCGGTGGCCAACGTCGCCGAGATGTTCGTCCACCACGAGGATGTGCGCCGCGCGCAGCCCGGCTGGGAGCCGCGCTCGCTGGAGCCCGCGCTGGGCAAGATGCTGCGGCGCACCCTGCCGCTGATGGCCCGGCTCACGCTCGCGAAGGTGCCGGGCCGGGTCGCGTTGCGTACCCCGGAGGGCAAGACGGTGCTCACCGCCGGTCAGGGGCCCGCGGTGACGGTGACCGGTGCGCCCGAGGAGCTGTTGCTGTTCTCGGTGGGGCGCCAGGCCAACGTCGACTTCGACGGCGATGCCGCGGCGGTGCAGGCCGTCCGCGACGCGCCCAAGGGGCTGTAGGCGCTGCGGGCACGTTCCCGCTTACCCGAAGGCCTGACGCAGATCCTTTTTGATCACCTTGCCGAACTGATTGCGCGGCAGCGTATCAACGACCACCAGGTGCTCGGGGTGTTTGTAGCGGCTGAGGCCGCGTGATCGGCAATGCCGCACAAGGGATTCCAATGACACGCCGTCGGCCGTGGCGGGTACCACGACGGCGCAGACGCGTTCGCCGGTGCGCGGGTCCGGGATCCCGATGACGGCGACATCGGCGACGGCGGGATGGGTGGCCAGCGCGTTCTCGATCTCGAGGGCCGAGATGTTCTCGGCGTTGCGGATGATCGCATCCTTGGTGCGGCCGGTGACGCGGACGTTGCCGTCGACATCGATCAGGCCCAGATCGCCTGTGCGCAACCAGCCGTCGCTGTCGAACGCGTCGGCGTCAAGCGTGGGGT
This genomic window contains:
- a CDS encoding NRAMP family divalent metal transporter, producing MSSGGENTTEADPQGADVQRPESAQRRTAVLDSAHLGDIEGAFGRISVGETEHARTWRTRLLTLLAIVGPGIIVMVGDNDAGGVATYAQAGQNYGYSLLWVLLLLIPVLIVNQEMVVRLGAVTGVGHARLINERFGRGWGWFSVGDLFLLNFLTIVTEFIGISLAAEYIGVSKYVVVPISAVALVAIMASGSFRRWERAMFIFIAVTLLQIPMLLMSHPQWGHAAKSFVVPSISGGVSSDAVLLIIAIVGTTVAPWQLFFQQSNVVDKRITPRFMGYERADTVLGAFVVVVGAAALMMTGEWAARSTNTIGGFTDAGATAHLLGAHRPILGSIFAIVLMDASIIGAAAVTLATSYAFGDVFGLKHSLHRGFSDAKQFYLSYTAMVVLAAAIVLIPGAPLGLITTAVQALAGLLLPSASVFLLLLCNDREVLGPWVNRSWLNWVAGLIVGVLLLLSGILMATTLFPDLNVVAVAGYLTLGLVILAAGAAPVLRWVARRQPSRPQPQLPARGVDRNTWRMPPLALLEPVTWSPGTRLAMIALRGYLVVGALLLVVKAIQLSR
- a CDS encoding TIGR03085 family metal-binding protein, which encodes MSVAQRERAALVETMRGVGPDAPTLCEGWTTRDLTAHLVIREYRPDAAPGILIPFFASHTQRVQNQVAEQNDWDELVGKLAAGPPVYSPLKLLDPVANVAEMFVHHEDVRRAQPGWEPRSLEPALGKMLRRTLPLMARLTLAKVPGRVALRTPEGKTVLTAGQGPAVTVTGAPEELLLFSVGRQANVDFDGDAAAVQAVRDAPKGL
- the htpG gene encoding molecular chaperone HtpG, with translation MSAHVEQLEFQAEARQLLDLMVHSVYSNKDSFLRELISNASDALDKLRLEAFRNKDLDVDTSDLHIEIDVDKDARILTIRDNGIGMTRAEVVDLIGTLAKSGTAELRKQLREAKNAKNEAASEELIGQFGIGFYSSFMVADKVELLTRKAGESEATKWESSGEGTYTIQSVDDAPQGTSVILHLKPEDAEDELHDYTSEFKIRSLVKKYSDFISWPIRMEVERRQPPASDEEGGEETVTIETETLNSMKALWARPKEEVSEEEYKEFYKHIGHAWDDPLEVIAMRAEGTFEYQALLFIPSHAPFDLFNRDGQTGIQLYVKRVFIMGDCDELMPEYLRFVKGVVDAQDMSLNVSREILQQDRQIKAIRRRLTKKVLATIKDLQSERPEDYRTFWTQFGRVVKEGLLSDFDNQETLLQISSFASTHSEEEATTLAQYVERMKEGQTQIFYATGESRQQILKSPHLEAFKAKGYEVLLLTDPVDEVWVGTVTEFDGKPLQSIAKGEVDLSADGDESEAEREEQQKEFADLLAWLKETLSDHVKEVRLSNRLTDSPACLITDAFGITPALARMYRASGQDIPVGKRILELNPTHPLVTGLRQAHQDRSDDPSVAETAELLYGTALLAEGGALDDPARFAEILAGRLARTV
- a CDS encoding excalibur calcium-binding domain-containing protein gives rise to the protein MGIAGAPAAQAAPPTTTTSPSPTTGGSAYYPTCRAACAAGVAPIYRGQPGYRPGLDRDNDGVACEVCH